The Streptomyces racemochromogenes DNA segment GGCAACTCCATGTGCGTGTGCGCATCGACCCCGCCCGGGATCACGTATTTCCGCGAGGCGTCGATCACGCGGTCGGCGGTCCACTGCTGGCTGCCCGCCGTCGCCATCGCCACGACCCGGCCGTCCTCGATCAGGACGTCCGCGTGGAGCTCGTCGGAAGCCGTGATGACGAGGCCGCCGCTGATCAGCGTACGGATGCTCATGTGCGTCCCCCTACTGGATGGTGCTCAGAGCCTGTTCGAGGATCCCGGCGCCCTCTTCCGCCTCGGCGACGGTGAGGGAGAGCGGCGGCGCGATGCGCAGCACGCTGGTGTCGTGCCCGCCGCCCTTGCCGAGGAGCAGCCCGCGCTCCCGGGCGGCCTCGAGGACGGCGGCGGCCGCCTGGGGGTCGGCCCGGTCGGTGCCCGGCTCCGTCAGCTCGATGCCGGCCATCAGGCCCCGGCCGCGGACCTCCCGTACGGCCGGCACGGAGGCGGTGACGGCGCGCAGCCGCTCCAGGAGGAGGCCTCCGACGCGGCGGGCGTTGCCCTGGAGGTCGTGGTCCAGCAGGTAGGCCAGGTTGGCCAGGCCGGCCGCCATGGTGACCGGGGAGCCGCCGAAGGTGGAGATGGAGTTGGCGTCGAGGCAGTTCATCACCTCGGCGCGGGCCACGACACCGCCGATGGACATGCCGTTGCCGATGCCCTTGGCGAAGGTGAGGATGTCCGGCGGGCCGTTCTGGGCGTGGGCCTGCCAGCCCCAGAAGTTGTCGCCGGTGCGGCCCCAGCCGGTCTGCACCTCGTCGCTGATCCACAGGATGCCGTGCCGGTCGAGGACCTCGCGGAAGGCCCCGTACAGGCCGTCGGGCGGTGAGGTGAACCCGCCGACTCCCTGGACCGGTTCGGCGATGAGCGCGGCCACTCCGCCGCGCGCCTGTCCCAGTACGTCTTCCAGGTCGGCGACCGCCGCGGCGGTGAAGCCGGCGTCGTCGAGGCCGGCGAAGGGGCCGCGGGTGCGGACCGCGCCGTGGACGTAGTACGTCTGGAGCGGGGAGAGGCTGGTCGGGGACCAGCCCCGGTTGCCGGTGACCGAGACGGTGGAGAAGGACCGGCCGTGGTAGCTGTTGCGCATCGCCAGGATCTGGTTGGAGCGGCGGTACGTGGTGGCGAGCAGCAGGGCGGTGTCGTTGGCCTCGGTGCCGGAGGTGGTGAAGAAGACCCGGGCGTCGGGGATGCCGGACAGGGCGGCGACCCGCTCGGCCAGCTCGATCATGGGCCGGTTGAGGTACAGGGTGGAGGAGTGGATGATCCGCCCGGCCTGTTCGGCGACGGCCTTGGTGACCTCGGGGAGCGCGTGGGCGGTCATCGTGGTGAGGATGCCGCCGAAGAAGTCGAGGTAGCGGTTGCCGTCGGCGTCCCAGACGTGGCGGCCCTCGCCGTGGGTGAGTTCGATGGGGCGGTCGTAGTAGAGCGCGAGCCAGTCGGGCAGGACGGTGCGGTGGCGGCTGTGCAGCGGGATGGGGTTGGTCACGGCTGTACGAGTCCTCCGTAGGCGTCGGGGCGGCGGTCGCGGTAGAAGGCCCACTGGTCGCGGACCTCCTTGATCAGGTCGAAGTCCAGGTCGCGGACGAGGAGTTCCTCCTCCTTGTCGCTGGCGACCTCGCCGACGAACTGGCCGCGGGGGTCGACGAAGTAGCTGGTCCCGTAGAAGTCGTTGTCCCCGTACTCCTCCTGGCCGACGCGGTTGATGGCGGCGATGAAGTACTCGTTGGCGACGGCGGAGGCGGGCTGTTCCAGCTGCCACAGGTACGCCGAGAGGCCCCGGGAGGTGGCGGAGGGGTTGTAGACCAGCTGGGCGCCGCCGAGGCCGAGTTGGCGCCAGCCCTCGGGGAAGTGGCGGTCGTAGCAGATGT contains these protein-coding regions:
- a CDS encoding aspartate aminotransferase family protein, coding for MTNPIPLHSRHRTVLPDWLALYYDRPIELTHGEGRHVWDADGNRYLDFFGGILTTMTAHALPEVTKAVAEQAGRIIHSSTLYLNRPMIELAERVAALSGIPDARVFFTTSGTEANDTALLLATTYRRSNQILAMRNSYHGRSFSTVSVTGNRGWSPTSLSPLQTYYVHGAVRTRGPFAGLDDAGFTAAAVADLEDVLGQARGGVAALIAEPVQGVGGFTSPPDGLYGAFREVLDRHGILWISDEVQTGWGRTGDNFWGWQAHAQNGPPDILTFAKGIGNGMSIGGVVARAEVMNCLDANSISTFGGSPVTMAAGLANLAYLLDHDLQGNARRVGGLLLERLRAVTASVPAVREVRGRGLMAGIELTEPGTDRADPQAAAAVLEAARERGLLLGKGGGHDTSVLRIAPPLSLTVAEAEEGAGILEQALSTIQ